In the genome of Shewanella glacialimarina, one region contains:
- a CDS encoding DUF4266 domain-containing protein — protein sequence MKNNLIRFNIKAGLAIVILTGLSACSTLGVEPWEKDQLARADMALDSEKLDMALDDHIYFSKEGTSGGRSLAGGGCGCN from the coding sequence ATGAAAAACAATTTGATTCGATTCAATATTAAAGCTGGACTCGCTATTGTTATTTTAACCGGTTTATCGGCTTGCTCAACCTTAGGTGTTGAGCCCTGGGAAAAAGATCAACTTGCAAGAGCTGATATGGCTCTAGACAGTGAAAAGCTTGATATGGCCTTAGATGATCATATTTATTTTAGTAAAGAAGGCACCAGTGGTGGTCGCTCATTAGCGGGCGGAGGTTGCGGATGCAATTAA
- a CDS encoding alpha/beta hydrolase family protein codes for MKAFTLVCTSLAMAISGIAHGAEIDLSHIQRLGPVSQITAAPLSKGDHADALRANLVAKLAEQLNQVEPASVQVFNQQLTWQAASAKVEGLGWLAYQLPLSTQRFTQGTFKIKGLENPQVYLNGQLVKSADEVPLVLANGDYQLIVLADGQQADVPFSLDWQGKSEVDVLSFVKQDTQRVSAQQLFDAKTISSMQLSPNGKYLLQSTVEYSPSEGDKAISVTELRDVASNQVLYRWQDSSPQSSAFSSDSKQLAYVTGQQIVLLDIADLSLKIVADKIEDVSGLQWYGDTLLFSWQKTFKADEKATSKRYQALEDRWSYWRNNSQIYQLDVVSGAMRQLTESKQSSDLLDSDVSLGKLLLTRSVVDYAQPAHGLTQLFELDIASLTEVLIGEYRTFGSALYGENGMFILAGPNFMDGLGKQDPAMEVNDYDGQLYWRETKNEQITALSKEFDPAITSMTAVAGRDLILSVIEGDFAPLYFFDKSQNKFSKIDTGVEMVNSFGIATDQALPTIVYAGTSATVPEQAYVMNIKSNRKVMLFDSKVTSYATTRLGQMEDFDFTNKQGQSIDGRVYLPVDYDATKKYPALVYYYGGTSPVGRHFTGRWPFNLWAAQGYVVYVLQPNGTTGYGQAFSGRHVNSWGKHSADDIIEGTQAFLQAYTAVDPKKVGNMGASYGGFMTMYLATQTDIFAASMSHAGISNLSSYWGHGWWGYGYSGVASRGSFPWNNRELYVDQSPLYHADKITTPLLLIHGDADTNVPVGESHYMYTALKLLNKDVELVEFAGQDHHINARNIRFDWWDTTMAWFDLQLKGEPEWWNTLYPETKK; via the coding sequence ATGAAAGCTTTTACACTGGTGTGTACCAGTTTAGCCATGGCTATTTCAGGCATTGCTCACGGAGCTGAAATTGATCTCAGCCATATTCAACGTTTAGGGCCTGTTAGCCAGATCACTGCCGCCCCACTATCCAAAGGTGATCATGCGGATGCTTTACGCGCTAATTTAGTTGCTAAGTTAGCGGAACAACTCAATCAAGTCGAGCCTGCGTCAGTACAAGTATTTAATCAACAACTGACCTGGCAAGCGGCCTCAGCCAAAGTTGAGGGGTTAGGCTGGTTAGCTTACCAACTCCCACTATCAACCCAGCGATTTACTCAGGGCACCTTTAAGATAAAAGGGCTTGAAAACCCACAAGTGTATTTAAATGGTCAGCTCGTTAAATCAGCTGATGAAGTGCCGCTGGTGTTAGCCAATGGTGATTATCAGCTCATTGTGTTAGCTGATGGCCAGCAAGCCGATGTGCCTTTCAGTTTAGATTGGCAGGGTAAGAGTGAGGTTGATGTACTGAGTTTTGTAAAGCAGGACACCCAGCGCGTGTCTGCTCAGCAGTTGTTTGATGCCAAAACGATTAGCAGTATGCAGCTATCGCCTAATGGTAAATACCTACTGCAATCAACGGTTGAGTATTCCCCTAGTGAGGGAGACAAAGCTATTTCGGTTACCGAGCTACGTGATGTTGCTAGCAACCAAGTGCTTTATCGTTGGCAGGACAGCTCGCCGCAAAGCAGCGCATTTTCATCAGATAGTAAACAGTTAGCTTATGTGACTGGGCAGCAAATTGTGCTGTTAGATATCGCCGATTTATCTCTAAAAATAGTAGCGGATAAAATTGAAGATGTCTCTGGTTTACAGTGGTATGGCGATACCTTGTTATTTAGCTGGCAAAAAACCTTTAAAGCCGACGAAAAAGCCACCTCAAAGCGCTATCAAGCACTGGAAGATCGCTGGAGCTATTGGCGTAATAACAGCCAGATTTACCAGTTAGATGTGGTATCTGGCGCAATGAGACAACTTACTGAATCTAAGCAAAGCAGCGACTTGTTAGACAGTGATGTCAGCTTAGGTAAGCTGTTATTGACCCGCTCAGTGGTTGACTATGCCCAACCTGCCCATGGCCTGACGCAATTATTTGAGTTGGATATTGCTAGCTTAACGGAAGTTTTAATTGGCGAATACCGCACCTTTGGCAGTGCTTTGTACGGCGAAAATGGCATGTTTATTTTGGCCGGTCCTAATTTTATGGATGGCCTAGGTAAGCAAGATCCCGCTATGGAAGTTAATGACTATGACGGTCAATTATATTGGCGCGAAACTAAAAATGAACAAATCACAGCCCTAAGCAAAGAGTTTGATCCTGCTATTACTAGCATGACAGCGGTTGCGGGTAGAGACTTGATTTTATCCGTGATAGAGGGTGATTTTGCCCCATTGTATTTCTTTGATAAAAGCCAAAATAAGTTCAGTAAAATCGATACGGGCGTCGAAATGGTCAACAGCTTTGGTATTGCTACCGATCAAGCTTTGCCTACCATTGTTTATGCCGGAACATCGGCTACTGTGCCTGAACAAGCGTATGTGATGAATATAAAGTCAAATCGCAAAGTGATGCTGTTTGATAGTAAAGTCACTAGTTATGCGACCACACGTTTAGGCCAAATGGAAGATTTTGACTTTACCAATAAACAAGGTCAATCGATTGATGGGCGAGTGTATTTACCTGTTGATTATGATGCCACTAAAAAATATCCAGCATTAGTGTATTACTACGGCGGCACCTCACCTGTTGGGCGTCACTTTACTGGACGCTGGCCATTTAATTTATGGGCGGCACAAGGCTATGTGGTGTATGTATTACAGCCTAATGGCACAACGGGTTATGGGCAAGCATTCAGTGGCCGTCATGTTAATTCCTGGGGTAAACACAGTGCGGACGACATAATTGAGGGAACTCAAGCGTTCTTGCAGGCTTATACTGCGGTTGATCCTAAAAAAGTGGGTAATATGGGTGCGTCCTATGGCGGCTTTATGACCATGTATTTAGCTACCCAAACGGATATTTTTGCCGCGTCTATGTCTCACGCTGGGATCAGTAACCTATCTTCATACTGGGGACATGGCTGGTGGGGTTATGGTTACTCTGGTGTAGCGAGTCGAGGTAGTTTCCCATGGAATAACCGTGAGTTATACGTAGACCAAAGCCCGCTGTATCATGCTGATAAAATTACCACGCCGCTATTACTGATCCATGGTGATGCCGATACCAACGTCCCTGTTGGCGAAAGTCATTACATGTATACCGCGCTTAAGTTATTAAACAAAGACGTAGAATTAGTCGAGTTTGCCGGTCAAGACCACCACATTAATGCGCGTAATATACGTTTTGATTGGTGGGACACTACAATGGCATGGTTTGACTTACAGCTTAAAGGTGAACCAGAGTGGTGGAACACCCTTTATCCTGAAACCAAAAAATAG
- the ppiC gene encoding peptidylprolyl isomerase PpiC gives MARTASALHILVKHKELADDIMAKLKKGAKFDVLAKQHSSCPSGKKGGSLGEFKQGQMVPPFDKVCFSGELITPHLVKTKFGWHVVKVLYRT, from the coding sequence ATGGCACGCACTGCTAGCGCATTACACATTTTGGTCAAACACAAAGAGTTGGCCGATGACATTATGGCTAAACTTAAAAAAGGCGCTAAATTTGATGTGCTTGCAAAGCAACACTCTAGCTGTCCATCGGGTAAAAAAGGCGGCAGTTTAGGTGAATTTAAACAAGGCCAAATGGTACCGCCGTTTGATAAGGTCTGTTTTAGTGGCGAGCTCATCACGCCGCATTTAGTTAAAACAAAATTTGGCTGGCATGTGGTAAAAGTGCTTTACCGGACCTAA
- a CDS encoding TlpA family protein disulfide reductase, producing the protein MTFAHSSIAAPALNYAVQNVKGETVNLSEFAGKVVYVDFWSSWCGPCRKSFPWMNEMHAKYAAKGLAVVAINLDVEPELAAQFLTKLPASFPVRYNPEGDVARSFDLQGMPSSFLFNRQGELVQKHVGFYDDKKALYEQEIQQLLVE; encoded by the coding sequence ATGACGTTTGCACATTCAAGCATTGCTGCGCCCGCATTAAATTATGCTGTGCAAAATGTTAAGGGTGAAACCGTTAACCTGTCAGAGTTTGCGGGCAAAGTGGTGTATGTCGACTTTTGGTCGTCCTGGTGTGGACCTTGCCGCAAATCTTTCCCTTGGATGAACGAGATGCACGCCAAATATGCCGCCAAAGGTTTAGCTGTAGTGGCGATTAATTTGGACGTTGAACCTGAGCTTGCTGCGCAGTTTTTAACAAAGTTACCCGCGAGTTTTCCTGTGCGTTATAACCCCGAAGGCGATGTGGCGAGATCATTTGATTTACAAGGCATGCCGAGCAGCTTTTTGTTCAATCGCCAGGGCGAATTAGTGCAAAAGCATGTGGGTTTTTATGATGATAAAAAAGCCCTGTATGAGCAAGAAATTCAACAGTTGTTGGTGGAGTAG
- a CDS encoding LysR family transcriptional regulator → MHISLKQLNVFHAITQHKTLTAAAEQLCLSKAAISMALAELEKQLSHPLFDRVNNRLILNQEGQQLLPLADELLIRALQITHLFSDNPALYGKLRLGSSDTIGNHISPYLLSQFRQQHQHLSQSLFISNSATICQKLVDFELDIALIESQTHHPDLISIPFSHDEMCIISAIDHPLAKQKTLTITDLEHSDWVLREPGSGSREVFINTLAPKLNHWQLAFEINTTEALISSVSAGLGLGCLSTLAAQYAIKSGRVSQLTLPISMPRRFWFLIHKDKYQNPLLKSFIAFCQQWQPSGLS, encoded by the coding sequence ATGCACATATCTTTGAAGCAGCTCAATGTATTTCATGCTATTACGCAACACAAAACCTTAACGGCTGCAGCAGAACAGCTTTGCTTATCTAAAGCCGCTATCAGCATGGCGTTGGCAGAACTTGAAAAACAACTGTCTCATCCATTATTTGATCGGGTAAACAATCGGCTTATTCTTAATCAAGAAGGGCAACAGCTGTTACCCTTGGCAGATGAATTACTTATTCGCGCCCTGCAGATCACGCATCTTTTTAGCGATAATCCAGCCTTGTACGGCAAGCTCAGGCTGGGCAGTAGCGATACCATAGGCAATCATATTAGCCCGTATTTACTGAGCCAATTTCGGCAACAACATCAGCATTTATCGCAAAGCTTATTTATTTCAAACTCTGCCACTATTTGCCAAAAGTTAGTTGATTTTGAGCTAGATATTGCCCTTATCGAAAGTCAAACCCATCATCCAGATTTGATTTCAATCCCTTTCAGTCACGATGAAATGTGCATTATTAGCGCCATCGATCACCCACTAGCTAAGCAAAAAACGCTGACAATAACGGACTTAGAACATAGCGATTGGGTGTTAAGGGAGCCCGGCTCAGGCTCACGCGAGGTTTTTATTAATACTCTGGCACCGAAACTTAACCATTGGCAGCTCGCCTTCGAAATCAACACCACTGAGGCATTGATTAGCAGTGTTTCAGCAGGGCTGGGATTAGGCTGTTTATCCACGTTGGCGGCACAATATGCCATAAAAAGTGGTCGAGTTAGCCAACTGACTCTGCCTATTAGCATGCCACGCCGCTTTTGGTTTTTAATCCATAAAGACAAATATCAAAACCCACTGCTTAAAAGCTTTATAGCTTTTTGTCAGCAATGGCAGCCATCAGGGCTAAGTTAA
- a CDS encoding DUF3570 domain-containing protein — MQLTQKRNIAGAIAMASCSLINPSAQATDLNDTVKSDDWKVDAAIMYYGEQDRVQAAEVIGNVQKSFGDSSLLDMKLVVDSLTGASASGAVAQDSSQTFTRPSGNGEYTVTPGETPLDDTFHDTRVQLSANWMEVLNPDWTLNVGLNGSTEFDYLSLGLNAGLERSFNKNNTIVALSGAFTQDTIDAVGGRPVALSEMALRSKYDTEAAFQAAFDDTRQSGTDDKQTIDLMLGVTQNINRFWLMQANYGISNVSGYMSDPYKVLSQVDNSGTAQAYLYENRPEDRLKHSVFLMTKGALDSGVVDFSYRYSTDDWDISSHTLETHYRYYLSPSIYAQIHLRYYQQQAANFYQPFLLADEPLPEFASADYRIGDMTAYTVGLKFGQRLSGGHELSYRLEYYQQNPENNGTELIGQLNQFEQFPAVKAIVAQVSYSF; from the coding sequence ATGCAATTAACTCAAAAACGCAATATAGCTGGCGCCATAGCCATGGCGAGTTGCAGCTTAATTAACCCTAGTGCTCAAGCGACAGACCTTAATGACACCGTAAAATCAGACGATTGGAAAGTGGATGCCGCCATTATGTATTACGGCGAGCAAGATAGAGTGCAAGCCGCTGAAGTGATCGGCAATGTGCAGAAATCGTTTGGCGATAGCTCATTATTGGACATGAAGCTGGTAGTGGACAGTTTAACGGGGGCATCGGCGTCAGGTGCGGTGGCGCAGGACAGTAGCCAAACCTTTACTCGCCCTTCTGGTAATGGTGAATATACCGTTACCCCTGGTGAAACGCCGCTTGATGACACTTTCCACGATACGCGCGTGCAATTAAGCGCGAACTGGATGGAAGTACTTAATCCAGATTGGACCTTAAACGTGGGCTTAAATGGCTCAACCGAATTTGACTATTTATCGTTAGGTTTAAATGCGGGTCTTGAGCGTAGCTTTAATAAAAACAACACGATAGTGGCGTTATCAGGGGCGTTTACCCAAGATACCATTGATGCCGTAGGTGGCAGACCTGTGGCGTTATCTGAAATGGCACTGAGATCTAAATATGATACCGAAGCCGCGTTTCAAGCTGCATTTGATGACACGCGTCAATCGGGTACCGATGACAAGCAAACGATTGACCTAATGCTTGGGGTAACCCAAAACATTAATCGCTTTTGGTTAATGCAAGCTAACTATGGTATTTCGAATGTGTCGGGTTACATGAGCGACCCATATAAGGTGTTATCTCAAGTGGATAACAGCGGTACCGCACAGGCGTACCTATATGAGAATCGCCCTGAAGATCGCTTAAAACACAGTGTGTTTTTAATGACCAAAGGCGCGTTAGATTCTGGTGTAGTTGATTTTTCTTATCGCTACAGTACCGATGATTGGGATATTTCATCACATACTTTGGAAACCCATTATCGTTATTATTTGAGCCCGAGTATTTATGCTCAGATACACCTACGTTACTACCAACAACAAGCAGCAAACTTTTATCAGCCATTTTTGTTGGCGGATGAGCCATTACCTGAATTTGCCAGCGCAGATTATCGTATTGGCGATATGACCGCGTATACGGTGGGATTAAAGTTTGGCCAACGGTTATCTGGCGGACATGAATTAAGCTACCGTTTAGAGTACTACCAGCAAAACCCAGAAAATAATGGCACTGAGTTAATTGGCCAGTTGAATCAATTTGAACAATTCCCTGCGGTGAAAGCGATTGTGGCACAAGTGAGTTATTCGTTTTAA
- a CDS encoding FAD:protein FMN transferase, whose protein sequence is MASPCELLMATDNADIAQAMLDIAHKEAIRIEQKYSRFLSHNPLWQINNAQGAATPIDTETLQLLTFAQQCYQLSDGDFDISAGPLMRLWRFDGQSSIPDDTTITQAKANVNFAKVYFDQANIQMPAAMNLDFGGIGKEYAVDKVVHLLAAQWPDISVLVNFGGDIHCLVEKSHSPWQVGIENPNALDNAAAVLSINQGALATSGDTRRFIEVNGKRYGHIISPATGYPVVNAPRSVTVLGPNCVTAGMLATMAMLQGANAELFLEQQSVKFTVFR, encoded by the coding sequence ATGGCAAGCCCTTGTGAGCTATTAATGGCAACAGATAACGCCGATATAGCCCAAGCTATGTTGGATATTGCCCACAAGGAAGCCATTCGCATTGAGCAAAAATATAGCCGCTTTTTAAGTCATAACCCCCTATGGCAGATAAATAATGCCCAAGGTGCTGCGACCCCTATCGATACAGAAACCCTACAATTGCTAACCTTTGCCCAGCAATGCTACCAATTAAGTGATGGCGACTTTGACATCAGTGCAGGGCCATTAATGCGCTTATGGCGCTTTGATGGGCAGTCTTCGATACCGGATGACACGACCATTACTCAGGCTAAAGCAAATGTTAATTTTGCTAAGGTCTATTTTGATCAAGCTAATATTCAGATGCCGGCGGCAATGAACCTTGATTTTGGCGGTATTGGCAAAGAATATGCGGTTGATAAAGTGGTTCATTTATTAGCGGCTCAGTGGCCGGATATTTCGGTATTAGTGAATTTTGGCGGCGATATTCATTGTTTAGTTGAGAAATCACACTCCCCTTGGCAAGTTGGTATCGAAAACCCTAACGCCTTAGATAATGCCGCAGCGGTACTTAGTATTAACCAGGGAGCGCTTGCCACCAGTGGTGACACGCGCCGCTTTATTGAAGTGAATGGCAAACGTTATGGGCATATTATTAGCCCAGCAACGGGCTATCCAGTCGTTAATGCGCCCCGCTCTGTCACTGTACTAGGGCCTAATTGTGTCACCGCCGGAATGTTAGCCACCATGGCGATGTTACAGGGCGCGAATGCTGAGTTATTTTTAGAACAACAGTCAGTGAAATTTACAGTATTTAGATAA
- a CDS encoding TDT family transporter, with protein sequence MINMAKGKLITAPTPMAGLALGIASLGWCWENFANLDGYGQLIGAAIASVLLLLLAMKFVVLSDTLKEDLAHPVIGSVVPTFAMATMVVSNSVGQFYLLAGDVLWLFAVGLHIVFLISFLYHRAKAFELHHMVPSWFIPPVGIIVADVSFSGTPQLALIAHIALIFGMATYAVMLPLMIYRLMFSHEVPDAAKPTLAVLAAPASLSLAGYLTVSATPSPIIIALLFGIAVLMTSVIYLAFIKLLTLPFSPGYAAFTFPMVIGSTALFKMVTWMETTNIAVDYIDQVRRLAQLELVIATVVVAYVAIRYLYFYQPFRIKTTVS encoded by the coding sequence ATGATAAACATGGCTAAAGGTAAATTAATTACAGCGCCAACGCCTATGGCCGGCTTAGCTTTGGGGATTGCCAGTTTAGGCTGGTGTTGGGAAAACTTCGCCAATTTAGATGGTTATGGTCAACTGATAGGCGCGGCCATTGCCAGCGTGTTACTTCTGCTGTTAGCGATGAAGTTTGTCGTCTTGTCCGATACCTTAAAAGAGGATTTAGCCCATCCCGTGATTGGTAGTGTGGTCCCCACATTTGCCATGGCGACTATGGTAGTGTCTAACTCGGTAGGGCAGTTTTATTTACTCGCAGGCGATGTGTTATGGTTATTTGCCGTTGGCTTACATATCGTATTTTTAATAAGCTTTTTATATCACAGAGCGAAAGCATTCGAACTCCATCACATGGTGCCCAGTTGGTTTATACCGCCCGTAGGGATTATCGTTGCCGACGTGTCATTTTCGGGTACGCCACAATTAGCCTTAATTGCTCATATCGCCTTAATCTTTGGTATGGCGACGTATGCTGTGATGTTACCGCTGATGATCTATCGTTTGATGTTTAGCCATGAAGTGCCCGATGCGGCCAAACCAACTTTGGCCGTGTTAGCCGCCCCCGCCAGTTTGTCATTAGCAGGATATTTAACCGTATCGGCTACGCCATCACCTATCATTATCGCCTTACTATTTGGCATTGCAGTGTTGATGACCAGCGTTATCTACCTGGCATTTATTAAATTACTTACCCTGCCATTTAGCCCCGGCTACGCAGCGTTTACTTTCCCTATGGTGATAGGTTCTACCGCATTATTCAAAATGGTCACCTGGATGGAAACGACCAATATAGCAGTGGATTATATTGATCAAGTACGCCGATTAGCGCAGTTAGAACTAGTCATCGCAACCGTGGTAGTGGCCTATGTGGCAATACGATATCTGTATTTTTATCAGCCGTTTAGAATTAAAACGACGGTTAGTTAA
- a CDS encoding response regulator transcription factor: protein MRVLLVEDNALLAQGVCLSLSKLGMQVDHLSTYQQALTAVDYEDFSVIILDLGLPDGDGADLLKRWRKNGVSIPTIVLTANTDFDTRLACLDMGADDYLSKPFDVRELAARLRAIVRRQHGLDHNQFEYGALGIDFSKCEVHFRGELVYLSRREYQLLLEFAQSAGRVLTRSQLEQLTYGWDEVGSNSIEVHIHHLRKKMANELIKTVRGIGYTLVEVV, encoded by the coding sequence ATGCGGGTGCTACTGGTTGAAGACAATGCATTATTAGCGCAGGGAGTGTGCTTAAGTTTATCTAAGCTTGGTATGCAAGTGGATCATCTCTCAACATATCAACAAGCCTTAACGGCAGTGGATTATGAAGACTTTAGCGTGATTATTCTTGATTTAGGCTTACCAGACGGTGATGGCGCTGATTTACTTAAGCGTTGGCGCAAAAACGGGGTGTCTATTCCGACTATTGTGCTGACCGCGAATACTGATTTTGATACTCGTCTGGCGTGTCTAGACATGGGCGCAGATGATTACTTAAGTAAACCTTTTGACGTGAGAGAGTTAGCGGCAAGATTGCGCGCTATTGTGAGGCGACAGCATGGCCTAGACCATAATCAATTTGAGTATGGTGCATTAGGGATCGACTTTTCTAAGTGTGAAGTGCATTTTCGTGGTGAACTGGTTTATCTTTCAAGACGAGAATACCAATTGCTGCTTGAGTTTGCTCAGTCAGCAGGGCGAGTGTTAACGCGCTCTCAACTTGAACAATTAACCTATGGCTGGGATGAAGTTGGCAGTAACTCTATTGAGGTGCATATTCATCATTTACGTAAAAAAATGGCTAACGAACTCATCAAAACAGTGCGCGGTATTGGTTATACCTTAGTTGAGGTTGTTTAA